A genome region from Maridesulfovibrio salexigens DSM 2638 includes the following:
- a CDS encoding NifB/NifX family molybdenum-iron cluster-binding protein: protein MTTSTSHPCFGPSARASVGRIHLPVAPKTFARTRFAPDAKLPAAMLPEDAVAMLDELINSGKKIKVVGITGPGDPLADFETTYKTLKMVREKYPRMNLCLTTLGIGGEKHAEKLAELNISHITVLVDAADSATAEKIYAWIRPSTKNIPLPEASIMLMKEQGATIKAFKNAGLTVKVNTTLYSENIDQIESIAIAVKTLDADIMGLIPFIPERKSEFSAVSDAQIKTARELAAKHIELMEPWLRCGSDMELERPTSSSLPKPSVSRPNVAVASSGGMDIDLHLGHAHKIMIYGPREDGLACLLETREAPEPGGGAARWEKLAEILNDCFVLLCAAAGETPKKILAANGIRTVISEDNVEGTVDVLYGGGKKGKCKK, encoded by the coding sequence ATGACTACTTCTACTTCACATCCCTGTTTCGGCCCCTCGGCCCGTGCATCAGTCGGCCGCATTCACCTTCCGGTTGCTCCCAAGACTTTTGCCCGCACCAGATTCGCTCCTGACGCCAAGCTTCCCGCAGCCATGCTCCCGGAAGACGCAGTTGCCATGCTTGATGAACTGATCAACTCCGGCAAAAAGATCAAAGTTGTAGGCATTACCGGTCCCGGCGACCCGCTGGCTGATTTTGAAACCACCTACAAAACCCTGAAAATGGTCAGAGAAAAATACCCGCGCATGAACCTCTGCCTGACCACTCTGGGTATCGGCGGCGAAAAGCACGCGGAAAAACTGGCGGAACTCAATATTTCCCACATAACTGTTTTGGTGGATGCGGCGGACTCAGCTACCGCCGAAAAAATCTATGCATGGATTCGCCCGTCCACCAAAAACATCCCCCTGCCCGAAGCCAGCATAATGCTCATGAAAGAACAGGGAGCAACCATCAAGGCTTTCAAAAATGCAGGCCTGACCGTGAAGGTCAACACAACTCTATACTCTGAGAATATTGACCAGATCGAAAGCATCGCCATCGCAGTTAAGACACTTGATGCAGACATCATGGGATTAATTCCTTTCATCCCTGAAAGGAAAAGCGAATTTTCCGCAGTAAGCGACGCGCAGATAAAAACTGCCCGGGAACTGGCTGCAAAACATATTGAACTTATGGAGCCGTGGCTCAGATGCGGTTCAGACATGGAGCTGGAACGACCGACATCAAGTTCTCTGCCTAAACCTAGCGTTAGCCGCCCCAATGTTGCGGTGGCAAGTTCCGGCGGAATGGATATCGACCTGCATCTGGGCCACGCCCATAAAATCATGATCTACGGCCCGCGTGAAGACGGTCTGGCCTGCCTGCTTGAGACAAGAGAGGCCCCGGAACCGGGCGGAGGAGCAGCCCGCTGGGAAAAGCTGGCCGAGATTCTGAATGACTGTTTCGTACTGCTCTGCGCCGCAGCAGGGGAAACTCCGAAAAAAATTCTAGCCGCCAACGGAATCAGAACCGTGATCTCGGAAGACAACGTCGAAGGCACAGTGGATGTGCTCTACGGCGGCGGCAAAAAAGGCAAGTGCAAAAAGTAA
- the nifK gene encoding nitrogenase molybdenum-iron protein subunit beta, with the protein MLLRHTPTEISDRKTLVINPAKTCQPIGAMYAALGVKGCLPHSHGSQGCCAYHRSMLTRHYKEPVSAATSSFTEGASVFGGQANLIQAINNIFTVYEPEVIAVHTTCLSETIGDDLTQIITKASKEGKIPEGKTVFGAPTPSYVGSHVTGFSNMVKAMAQLAEPTSQKNGKVNIIPGWVEPCDMEEIKRLCSMIGVDITMFPDTSGVLNGPLSGEYKMFPDGGVTIKELKEAGQATGTIALGEWCSADGARWLDSKHKVPCTVLDMPFGLKATDRFIDVLRTVAGASIPESVSYERGQLVDMISDMHQYLYGKKVAIYGDPDQLISMVEFLRSIDMCPVYVVTGTPGKKFEKRIKELTADMPYECKVKAKGDMFLMHQWIKNEPVDLLMGNSYGKYIARDEDIPFLRWGFPITDRQGHQYFPTVGYKGGLRLLEKILGLLMDRIDRDTPEETFELVL; encoded by the coding sequence ATGTTACTCAGACACACCCCCACAGAAATAAGTGATCGCAAGACACTGGTCATTAACCCGGCCAAGACTTGTCAGCCCATCGGTGCCATGTACGCCGCTCTGGGAGTAAAAGGCTGCCTGCCCCACTCGCACGGTTCACAGGGCTGCTGTGCCTATCACAGGTCCATGCTGACCAGACACTATAAAGAACCCGTTTCCGCGGCGACCAGTTCCTTTACTGAAGGCGCTTCGGTTTTCGGCGGACAGGCCAACCTCATTCAGGCCATCAACAATATCTTCACGGTCTACGAACCGGAAGTCATCGCGGTGCACACCACCTGCCTTTCCGAAACCATCGGTGACGACCTGACCCAGATCATCACCAAGGCCAGCAAAGAAGGCAAAATCCCCGAAGGCAAAACTGTTTTCGGCGCACCGACCCCCAGTTACGTGGGATCGCACGTTACCGGTTTCTCCAACATGGTCAAAGCCATGGCCCAGCTCGCCGAGCCTACTTCCCAAAAGAACGGCAAGGTCAACATCATCCCCGGTTGGGTGGAACCCTGCGACATGGAAGAGATCAAGCGTCTCTGCTCCATGATCGGGGTGGACATCACCATGTTCCCGGATACCTCCGGCGTACTGAACGGTCCCCTTAGCGGCGAATACAAAATGTTCCCTGACGGCGGCGTAACCATAAAAGAACTGAAAGAGGCCGGACAAGCTACCGGAACCATCGCACTCGGCGAATGGTGCTCCGCAGACGGAGCCCGCTGGCTCGACTCCAAGCACAAGGTCCCCTGTACCGTGCTGGATATGCCTTTCGGCCTGAAAGCAACCGACCGTTTCATCGACGTATTGCGCACCGTAGCCGGAGCATCCATCCCCGAGTCCGTATCTTACGAGCGCGGACAGCTGGTGGATATGATTTCGGACATGCACCAGTACCTCTACGGCAAGAAGGTCGCCATTTACGGTGATCCCGACCAGCTCATTTCCATGGTGGAATTCCTCCGTTCCATCGATATGTGCCCGGTCTACGTAGTTACCGGTACTCCCGGCAAGAAATTCGAAAAACGGATCAAGGAACTTACTGCGGACATGCCTTACGAATGCAAGGTCAAAGCTAAAGGCGACATGTTCCTCATGCATCAGTGGATCAAAAACGAACCTGTGGATCTACTCATGGGTAACTCCTACGGCAAATACATTGCCCGCGACGAAGACATCCCGTTCCTGCGCTGGGGCTTCCCCATCACAGACCGTCAGGGACACCAGTACTTCCCCACCGTGGGCTACAAGGGAGGTCTGAGACTGCTTGAAAAGATCCTCGGACTGCTCATGGATCGCATTGACCGCGATACTCCCGAAGAAACCTTTGAACTTGTACTTTAA
- the nifD gene encoding nitrogenase molybdenum-iron protein alpha chain, translating into MSKTKVVQWDPADIKEELLKKYPPKVARKRAKQIMINEATESEAPPEIVANVRTIPGIITMRGCTYAGCKGVIMGPTRDIVNITHGPIGCGFYSWLTRRNQTSPGPDGENYMTYCFSTDMQDQDIIFGGEKKLEAAIQEAYDLFHPKGICIFSTCPVGLIGDDVHAVAKKMKAKLGDCNVFGFSCEGYKGVSQSAGHHIANNQVFTHLVGENKEPRTEEYKINLLGEYNIGGDGFEIDRILKKCGITNIATFSGNSTYDQFASAQHADLSCVMCHRSINYVADMLETKYGIPWIKVNFIGAEATAKSLRKIGEYFGDKKLIDKIEAVIAEEMPEVEATAKDVRSRTEGKTAMLFVGGSRAHHYQELFNEMGMKTLSAGYEFGHRDDYEGRRVIPDIKVDADSRNIEEIEVEADPELYSPRKTEAEIKALEDAGYEFKHYDGLNPDMDKGTIIIDDLNQYEAEKLVELLKPDLFCAGIKEKFSIQKLGVPLKQLHSYDSGGPYAGFKGAINFYKEIDRLVGSKVWSYMKAPWQENPELTATFVWE; encoded by the coding sequence ATGAGTAAGACCAAAGTGGTGCAGTGGGACCCGGCGGACATCAAGGAAGAACTTCTGAAGAAGTATCCGCCCAAGGTAGCCCGCAAGCGCGCCAAACAGATTATGATCAACGAAGCGACTGAAAGCGAGGCACCGCCCGAAATCGTCGCTAACGTAAGAACCATTCCCGGTATCATCACCATGCGCGGCTGCACATACGCAGGCTGTAAGGGCGTTATCATGGGCCCGACCCGCGACATCGTTAACATCACCCACGGACCCATCGGCTGCGGATTCTATTCATGGCTGACCCGCCGTAACCAGACCTCTCCCGGTCCCGACGGCGAAAACTACATGACCTACTGCTTTTCTACGGACATGCAGGATCAGGACATCATCTTCGGTGGTGAAAAAAAACTCGAAGCGGCCATTCAGGAAGCTTACGATCTCTTCCATCCCAAGGGGATCTGCATCTTCTCCACCTGTCCGGTAGGTCTGATCGGTGACGATGTACACGCCGTAGCCAAAAAGATGAAAGCCAAACTAGGCGACTGCAACGTCTTCGGCTTCTCCTGTGAAGGTTACAAGGGTGTTTCCCAGTCCGCCGGTCACCATATCGCCAACAACCAGGTTTTCACCCACCTTGTTGGTGAGAACAAAGAACCTCGCACCGAGGAATACAAGATCAACCTGCTCGGCGAATACAACATCGGCGGTGACGGCTTTGAGATTGACCGCATTCTCAAGAAATGCGGCATCACCAACATCGCAACCTTCTCCGGCAACTCAACCTATGACCAGTTTGCCTCAGCCCAGCACGCAGACCTCAGCTGTGTCATGTGCCACCGTTCAATCAACTACGTGGCCGACATGCTGGAAACAAAATACGGCATCCCGTGGATCAAGGTTAACTTCATCGGTGCGGAAGCAACTGCAAAGTCCCTGCGCAAAATCGGTGAATACTTCGGCGACAAAAAACTCATCGACAAAATCGAAGCTGTAATAGCCGAAGAAATGCCCGAAGTGGAAGCCACTGCCAAGGACGTGCGTTCACGCACTGAAGGCAAGACCGCCATGCTTTTCGTGGGCGGATCACGTGCACACCACTATCAGGAACTGTTCAATGAAATGGGCATGAAGACTCTTTCCGCCGGTTACGAATTCGGTCACCGCGATGACTACGAAGGCCGCCGCGTAATCCCGGACATCAAGGTTGATGCGGACTCCCGTAACATTGAAGAAATCGAAGTTGAAGCTGATCCGGAACTCTACAGCCCGCGCAAGACCGAGGCGGAAATCAAAGCTCTTGAAGACGCAGGATACGAGTTCAAACATTACGATGGCCTCAACCCTGACATGGATAAAGGCACAATTATTATCGATGACCTGAACCAGTACGAAGCTGAAAAGCTGGTGGAACTCCTCAAACCTGACCTTTTCTGCGCAGGCATCAAGGAAAAGTTCTCCATCCAGAAACTGGGCGTGCCCTTAAAGCAGCTGCATAGCTACGATTCCGGCGGACCTTACGCAGGATTCAAGGGCGCAATCAACTTCTACAAGGAAATTGACCGTCTCGTAGGAAGCAAGGTCTGGAGCTACATGAAAGCCCCCTGGCAGGAAAACCCCGAGCTCACCGCTACTTTCGTGTGGGAATAA